The genomic region CGGAGGCGATCAGCTCAGCGTGGTCTTCCTGCCGTCGTTCCTCGCGCAGCACGGCTGCCGCCAACTCGGGATCAAAATCGGAGAGCGTCAGGGATGGGTCATACATGGGTGGGTCGTCCTGTGGTCTGAATTGTTCGGGTCCGGAACTCGATGCGGTCGGGGGCGTCGATGCCCAGCTTCATGCCGCTGCTTCCTGCGGCGTCGTTTCGGAGGGCGCTGCAGGGCCGTCCGATGCGGTCGGCGACAGCAGGTGGGCGAGGCGCGCCACGATGTCGTCGATCTGCGCTTCGTCGCAGACCAGCGGGGGCAGCAGCCGGATGGTGTTGTCGCGGGTCACCGTGATGAGCAAGTGCTGTTCGGCCAGGGCGCGCCCAACCAGCTCATTGCAGTTCCTGTTCAGTTCGATCCCCGCCATCA from bacterium harbors:
- a CDS encoding aspartate aminotransferase family protein; the encoded protein is MAGIELNRNCNELVGRALAEQHLLITVTRDNTIRLLPPLVCDEAQIDDIVARLAHLLSPTASDGPAAPSETTPQEAAA